In Mycolicibacterium gadium, the genomic window GAACGCGGTGTGCCGGTAGCCAAGGTCATGCAACCGCACCGCCAGACCGAGATTGGGCAACTGGCGGCCCGCGGCTTCTTCGAGGACGTCGGGCATCCGGTCAACGCCCGAACGCCGCACAGCACCCTGCCGTTCACGTTGTCGCGCGGCCCGGAGCGCGTCCACACCGCACCGGCTCCGCTACTCGGCCAGCACAATCACGAACTGCTGTCCGAGCTGGGTCTCACCAACGAGGAGATCGCCGAGCTCGAAGCGCAGGGCGTGATCGGACATGCCCCGGCGATGGGGCCCAGCAAGGCCAAGACGGGCTAGCCTCAACCGGTGGCCATCGAACCGTCGGACATCCTGCTCACCGGCCGAGTCGCGGTGGTGACCGGTGGGGGCGCCGGCATCGGCAGGGGCGTCGCCGAAGGATTGGCGGCGTTCGGCGCCAAGGTCGCCATCTGGGAACGCGACGCCGAAACCTGCGCATCGACCGCGGAAAGTGTTGGTGCACTGGGCATCGTCGTCGACGTGAGAGACAGCGGGCAGGTGGATGCGGCACTGCAGCGCACCGTCGACGAGCTCGGCGAGGTCTCGATTCTGGTGAACAACGCCGGCGGCGTGTTCAAGTCATCGCTGCTGGACACCACGGAGAACGGCTGGGACGCGCTGTACAAGAGCAACCTTCGCCATGTGCTGCTGTGCACGCAACGGGTGGCGCGGCGTCTGGTGGCGGCCGGCCTGCCCGGCAGCGTCATCAACGTCACGTCGATCGAGGGCGCCCGCGCGGCACCGGGCTATGCGGCGTACGCGGCGGCGAAGGCCGGCGTCATCAACTACACCAAGACAGCGGCCCTCGAGCTGGCGGCCCACAACATCCGCGTCAATGCCTTGGCCCCCGATCTGACATTGACCGAAGGCATCATCGCGCTGTCGGGCGGCAGCATGCAGGACAGCGACGCTCCAGGCATTCCGATGAACCGGCCCGGCCATGTCGATGAGATGGCCGGGGCGGCAGTCTTTCTCGCATCCGAGATGTCGAGCTACATCACCGGCCAAACCATCCACGTCGACGGCGGCACGCAGGCCGCGGGCGGGTGGTACCACCACCCTCAGACCGGCGACTACCAGCTCGGGCCCGGTTAGTCAGTGAGTCCACCCGTCAGCGATCTGATCATCGAAGGCGCGGTCGATGCGCTCGAATCTGCGCTGGATCGAGGGCCGCGACGCCTGATGCGGCACGATGTAGAGACGGTTGGCGAGAATCGCGTCGGCCGTCAGCCGCGCGACGTC contains:
- a CDS encoding SDR family NAD(P)-dependent oxidoreductase, translated to MAIEPSDILLTGRVAVVTGGGAGIGRGVAEGLAAFGAKVAIWERDAETCASTAESVGALGIVVDVRDSGQVDAALQRTVDELGEVSILVNNAGGVFKSSLLDTTENGWDALYKSNLRHVLLCTQRVARRLVAAGLPGSVINVTSIEGARAAPGYAAYAAAKAGVINYTKTAALELAAHNIRVNALAPDLTLTEGIIALSGGSMQDSDAPGIPMNRPGHVDEMAGAAVFLASEMSSYITGQTIHVDGGTQAAGGWYHHPQTGDYQLGPG